ACTGGAGCCGCCGTCGGGCTAGACGGCCGTCGCGCCGTCGATCACGGCGCTCACGCGCGAGATGCGGTTGGCCGGGAAGCCGCCCTTCTCGGCATGCTCTAGCACGTCCTTCTCGCTGTCCGCGATGTAGACGCAGTAGACCTTGTCGTCCGTGACGTAGCTCTGTTGCCAGTTCACGCGCGGCCCCATGCTGCGCAGCACGTCGCAGGATTTCTGGGCGACCGCCTGGAGCTCCTGGGGCGACAGCTTGCCGGCATTCGGGATCTCGCGCTCGATGACGTACTTGGGCATGGCGGTGTCCTTGGTGGTTGGGCGGCAAGTATGGTTCGCAACTGCCAAAAGCCAAGACGCACATTGCGTGCGCTGCAGCACTGCTCAGCGGGCAGCCGGATGCCAAGCCCGAACGTGGATCTCGATGGTGGAATGCGCCACGTCCGTGTGTGCCGACATCCAGCCGCGGACGGTGTCGGCCGTCAGGGTGGCGTCGTTCGTCACCGCCGTGAGGGCGCAGGAGTAGGCGGAGCGTCCCACGCGCCAGACGTGCAGGTCGACGATGCTCGTGCCGCTGTCCCGGCCGTTCGTCTCGACCGCGCGCCGGATGCCGTCGACGACGGGATGGTCCATCTCGCGGTCGAGTAGCACCTTGCCGGTCTGCACGATCAGCCCCTTGGCCCACAGGGCCACGAAGGCGGCGCCGAAGATGCCCATCAGCGGGTCGAGCCAGGCCCAGCCCCAGAGCCAGCCGCCCAGCAGCGCGATGATGGCCAGCACCGACGTTGCGGCATCGGTCACGACGTGCAGGTACGCGGACTTCAGGTTCAGATCCTCGTGGTGATGGGGATCATCGCCATGCAGATGCTCGTGGCCATCGTGCTCGTGCGCCGATTGCTCGTGCGCAAGGTGCTCGTGCGCATGGCCGTGATCGTGGCGGTGCGCCTTGCCGAGGATGAACGCCGAAGCAATGTTCACGACCAGCCCCAGAGCCGCGACGGCGATCGCTTCCCCGTACGCGATCGGTTCCGGCGAGAGCAGCCGTTCCACGGAACCGGCGAGCATGAGCGCCGCCACCGCAAGCAACAGGACCGCGCTCGTGAAGCCACCGAGCACCTCGATCTTCCAGGTACCGAAAGCAAAGCGGTCATCCCCGGCATGACGCCGCGCCGCCGCATAGGCGAACGCACTCAGCCCGATGGCGAGCGCATGCGTGCTCATGTGAAAGCCGTCGGCCAGCAGCGCCATCGAGTTGTAGAACCAGCCGGCCGCGATCTCCGCGGCCATCGTCAGGGCCGTCAGCCAGACGACGAGCCGGGTGCCGCTCTCGGCGCGGGCATTGCCGCGGTCGAACACGTGCTCGTGGCGCCACTCGCTCAGGTCATGCGTGTGCATAAGCTGCCCGATTATCCGGGCTCCCGCCCGCGCGAGGTCACGCAGACACAGCCGGGCGCAACTCTGGTACGGTGAAACTCAGTGCATCACCGGACACCGCCATGCCCAGCCGCATCGAGAAAGACACCTTCGGGCCGATCGAAGTTCCGGCCGAGCGCCTTTGGGGCGCGCAGACGCAGCGCTCGCTGCAGAACTTCGCGATCTCGGGCGAGCGTCAGCCGCGCGAGTTGATCCGCGCCTTGGTACAGGTCAAGCGCGCCTCGGCCGTGGCCAATCACCTGCTCGGGCTGATGGATGACCGCAAGGCCTCGGCCATCATCGCGGCGGCGGACGAAGTGCTCGGCGGGCGGCATGACGATGAATTTCCGCTCGTGGTCTGGCAGACGGGCTCGGGCACGCAGAGCAACATGAACGTCAACGAGGTCCTGGCCAATCGCGCCAGCGAGCTGCTGGGCGGCGCGCGCGGCGAGGCCCGGCTGATCCATCCCAACGACGACGTCAACCGCAGCCAGTCGTCGAACGACGTGTTCCCCACCGCCATGCACGTTGCGGCGGTGGACGCGATCCGCAACAAGCTGCTGCCCGCGCTGCAGAAGCTGAAGGGCACGCTCGCCGACAAGAGCGAGGCTTTTCGCGACATCGTGAAGATCGGGCGCACCCATCTGCAGGATGCGACGCCGCTCACGCTCGGCCAGGAGTTCTCCGGCTACGTGGCGCAGCTCGAACAATCCGACCGCCACCTGCACGCCAGCCTTCCCCACCTGTGCGAGCTGGCGCTGGGCGGTACCGCGGTGGGCACGGGGCTGAACGCACCTCCCGGCTACGCGGAGAAGGTGGCGCAGGAGCTGGCGCGGCTCACCGGGCTTCCATTCGTCACGGCGCCGAACAAGTTCGAGGTGATGGCCGCGGCCGATGCGCTGGTGCATGCGCACGGCGCGCTCAAGACGCTCGCGGCCAGCCTGATGAAGATCGCCAACGACATCCGCTGGCTGGCCAGCGGCCCGCGCAGCGGCATCGGCGAGCTCTCGATTCCGGAGAACGAGCCCGGCTCTTCGATCATGCCGGGCAAGGTGAATCCGACGCAGAGCGAGGCGCTGACCATGCTGTGCTGCCAGGTGTTCGGCAACGACGTCGCGATCAACTTCGGCGGCGCGTCGGGCAACTTCGAGCTCAATGTCTTCCGGCCCATGATCGCCCACAACTTCCTGCAAAGCGTGCGGCTGCTGGCCGACGGCATGAACAGCTTCAACGACCACTGCGCCGTGGGCATAGAGCCGAACCGCGAGCGCATCACGGAGCTGGTCGACCGGTCGCTGATGCTGGTGACCGCGCTCAACCCGCACATAGGCTACGACAAGGCGGCGCAGATCGCCAAGAAGGCGCACAAGGAGGGCACGACCTTGCGCGAGGCGGCGTTGGCCACGGGTTACGTGACTGCCGAGCAGTTCGACCAGTGGGTGCGGCCCGGAGACATGGTCGGCCCGCGCTGAGCGCTCACGCGGGCCGGGCGCGTTCGGCCCGGCGCCGCTCGCGCAACCAGCCGACGAGGACCGCGACGAGCGCGGTCAGCAGCAGCAGCGTGAAGACGCCCACGCCCCAGACGACCAGCAGCACCGCGGGCATCAGGTCTTCCAGCCAGCCGGCCGAGCCCTGCAGCATGCGGATGGCCCACTCGACCATCGGCGCGGCCGCCTCGAGCCACTCGCGCCAGGCGGTGCCCAGCCACGCTTCGAGCGCTGGCGGCAACTGGATCTCGCGGATCCGTTCGCTGACCTGCGACCAGGGCAAGGCGGCCAGCATCGTCCAGCCCAGCCACGACACCCACATCGTGGCGGTCCACAGCACCAGCAGCAGCAGGCCCACGGCCCAGACGGCGATCAGCATGGCGTTCTCCCGGTTCGTCTGATCCATGGACCCGCGGCGGCACGGCAGGGTTCCGCGCGCGCAAACGACAACGGCGCCCGAAGGCGCCGTTGTGTCCTCGCCGCGTGGCGGTCAGAGCGTGTCGATGAAGCTGCGCAGCTTGTCCGAGCGGCTCGGGTGCTTGAGCTTGCGCAGGGCCTTGGCCTCGATCTGGCGGATGCGCTCGCGGGTGACGTCGAACTGCTTGCCGACTTCCTCCAGCGTGTGGTCCGTGCTCATCTCGATGCCGAAGCGCATGCGCAGCACCTTGGCTTCGCGCGGGGTGAGCGAGTCCAGGATGTCCTTGACCACGTCGCGCAGGCCGGCCTGCATGGCGGCGTCGATCGGCGCGGTGTTGCCGGTGTCCTCGATGAAATCGCCCAGGTGGCTGTCGTCGTCGTCGCCGATCGGCGTCTCCATGGAGATCGGCTCCTTGGCGATCTTCATGATCTTGCGGATCTTGTCCTCGGGGATCTCCATCTTGGCCGCCAGGATGGACGCATCGGGCTCGAAGCCGAACTCCTGCAGGTGCTGGCGCGAGATCCGGTTCATCTTGTTGATGGTCTCGATCATGTGCACCGGGATGCGGATGGTCCGGGCCTGGTCGGCGATCGAGCGCGTGATGGCCTGCCGGATCCACCAGGTGGCATACGTCGAGAACTTGTAGCCGCGGCGGTATTCGAACTTGTCCACCGCCTTCATCAGGCCGATGTTGCCTTCCTGGATCAGGTCCAGGAACTGCAGGCCGCGGTTGGTGTACTTCTTGGCGATCGAGATCACGAGGCGCAGGTTGGCCTCGATCATCTCCTTCTTGGCCTCGCGCGAGGACGCCTCGCCCTCGTTCATGCGCTTGTTGATCTCCTTGAGCTCGTGCAGCGGCACCACCACGCGCGCCTGCAGGTCCATCAGCTTCTGCTGCAGTTCCTGGATCGGCGGGACGTTGCGGGCCAGCACCGTGCTCCACGGCTTGCCGGCGGCGGCCTGCTTCTCCACCCACTTCAGGTTGAGCAGGTTGGGCGGGAACTCCTTGATGAAGGTTTCCTGCGGCATGCCGCACTTGTCCACGATGATGCGGCGCAGCTCGCGCTCCTTCTTGCGCACGTCGTCGACCTGCGCGCGCACCATGTCGCACAGCTTCTCGATGGTCTTGGCCGTGAAGCGGATGGTCATCAGCTCCTCGGACAGGGCCTTCTGGCACTTCATGTAGCTGGGAGTGCCGTAGCCTTCCTTGTCGTAGACGCGGTGCACCTTCTCGAACAGCTCGGCGATGCGGCTGAAGCGCTCCAGCGCCTGCGCCTTGAGTTCCTCGAGCTTCTTGGTCAGCGCCTTGGAGCCGCCGTTGCCGTCGTCGTCGTCGTCCGCGTCGAACTCGTCGAAGTCCTCCTCGGCCACGTAGTCGTCGGCTTCGTTGGGGTTGGAGAAGCCGTCGACGATGCTGGAGATGACGACCTTGCCCTCGCGGATCTCCGCGGCCAGGCGCAGGATCTCGGCGATGGTCGCGGGCGAGGCCGAGATCGCCTCCATCATGGCCTGCAGGCCGCCTTCGATGCGCTTGGCGATCTCGATCTCGCCCTCGCGCGTGAGCAGTTCCACCGTGCCCATCTCGCGCATGTACATGCGCACTGGGTCGGTGGTGCGGCCGAATTCGCTGTCCACGGTGGACAGGGCGGCCTCGGCTTCCTCTTCGGCTTCCTCCTCGGTGGCGGCGGTGGGGCCGGTGTTTGTCAGCAGCAGCGTCTCGGCGTCGGGCGTCTGCTCGTACACCGCCACGCCCATGTCGTTGAGCATGGAGACCACGACCTCGAGCGTCTCCGCATCGACCAGCTTCTCGGGCAGGTGGTCGGTGATCTCGGCGTGGGTCAGGTAGCCGCGGGTCTTGCCGAGCTTGATCAGCGTCTTCAGGCGCTGACGCCGCTTGGTCATTTCCTCTTCGGTGAGGATGGTCTCGTCGAGGCCGAATTCCTTCATCAAGGCCCGTTCCTTGGCCTTGCTGATCTTCATGCGCAGCGGTTTGACCTTCTCCGCGGTCTCGGCGGCCGGCTCTTCGGAGAACTCGGCCTCGATGTCCGACAGGTCTTCGTCTTCCGCGGGCGCGGCGTCCGGCTTCTCGGCGCCGGCCTTGGGCTTGCGGCCGCGCTTTGCACCGGCGGTCTTGGCGGGCGCTTCGCTCTCGGCGGCGGCAGCCTTGGGCGGGCGGCCGGGCTTCTTCTTGACCGGCTCGTCGGCGGCGGTCACGGCCGCCTTCGCGGTCTTCTTGGGCTCTTCCTTGGCGGCGGCTTTGTCGGTCTTGGCAGGCGTGGTCTTGGTACTGCTGGGCACGGGCTTGGCTTTCGTGAGGGGCTTCGTGGCGGCCTCGGCTGCGGGCGCTGGAGTCTTGACGACCTTCAGCGCCGCCTTGGCGGGCGAAGCGGGTTTGACCGGTTTTTTCGCGCTGGGTTTCGCGGGCTGCTTGGGCGACGCAGGCTTCTGAGCGGGCATGAACGACCTCGGGCAAAGGAAACGGGATGCGCCACAACTACCCGGCGCGGGCGACGGAAGGCGCACGCATGACGCGCGCCTCCTACTGGGCAAGATGGGTGGGCGAACATTTGGAATGCAGTCCTTGCGGTGGAGTGGCGCTGTCGTGTCCGTCTGGATGCACGGTCGGCCGGGCCCGGAGGTGCTGCTGTCGCTCTTGCCGCTAGCAAACCCTACATTATATCTTTTCTTCGCGTTTTCAAGACCTTAGCGCGTGTTTCTGCTGCAACAGCGCCTGCTGCCTGCGGCTGAGTTCGAGCAGCCGGTCGACCCGCGACGGGTCGCTTTGCGGCACCTGGCTGGCCTGCTCGATCGCGGCGCCGACGACGTCCAGGTGGATCTCCAGCATCGACAGGCGCAGGTCCCTGTCGGTCGTGTCCAGGTCTTCCACCACGCGGCTGAGCGGCTGGCTGCCGTCGTAGGCCATGAGCTCCGTGGCGCGCGTCTCGAAGGCCTGGCCTCCCAGGCCGGCCTGGAGGGCGGCCCAGGGCTGGCCGCCATGTTCGTGCGTGGTGGCGTCGATCCAGGAGAACAGGTCGCCCAGCGGCGGCTGCAAGCCGCACAGGACCTCGTGGTCGTCATGGCCCAGCAGTTCCCACGCGCTGGAGTTGCGCAGGACCAAGCGGGCGACGGTCTCAGCGTACGCGATGGTCTTGGGCTTCACCGCCTGGCGCACCCCCGCGCCGTAGGCACGCTGCGGGCGGAAGCCGCGGGATGCGCGCGATCCCGAATGGCCCGGCACCCGCCACAGCTGGCCGAGCTCGTGCGTGCCCATCTGCGAACGCTCCGCGATGTCGGCGAACAGCTGGCGCTTGAGTGCGCCGTCGGGCAGCAGCGACCAGAGCGGGTGAGCAACCGTGAGCATGCGAGAGCGGCCCTCGGCCGTGGAGAGATCGCAGTCTTCCGCCGCGGCCTCGAGAAGGAAAACGCTCAACGGGACGGCCTGCCGCACGTAGCGCTGGAACTCCTCGCGCCCGAACTCGCGGATGAAGCTGTCGGGGTCGTGCTCCGGGGGCAGGAACAGGAACTTCACCGTGCGCACATCGGTGGCGTAGGGCAGGGCGCCGTCCAGCGCCTTGCGCGCGGCCCGCCGGCCCGCGGCGTCTCCGTCGAAGCTGAAGACGACGCTGTCGGTAAACCGGAACAGCTTGTGCACGTGCTCCGGCGTGCAGGCGGTGCCAAGCGTGGCCACCGCGTTCGGGAATCCGAGCTGCGCGAGCGCGACGACGTCCATGTAGCCCTCGGTCACCAGCACGAAGCCGGCATCGCGAACGGCATTGCGCGCTTCGTACAGGCCGTACAGCTCGCGCCCCTTGCTGAAGACCGGCGTCTCGGGCGAGTTCAGGTACTTGGGTTTCTCGTCCCCGAGCACGCGGCCGCCAAAGCCGATGCACTCGCCCTTGACGTTGCGGATCGGAAACATCACGCGGTCGCGGAAGCGGTCGTAGCGCTTGCCGTCTTCCTCATTCACGATCACCAGGCCGCTCTCGGCCAGCAGCGGGTCGTCGTATTCGGGAAAGACGCTGGCCAGGCTGCGCCATCCCGCGGGCGCATAGCCCAGGCCGAACTGCTTCGCGATCTCGCCGGACAGGCCTCGGCCCTTGAGGTACTCGATCGCGCGCTGCGATCCCTTCAGGTGCTTGCGGTAGGCCTGGCCCGCTTTTTCCAGGACGTCGCTGAGCGTGGCCTGCTTCTCGCGCTGCTGCGCCGCGCGCTCGCGGTCCTCGGGCGAGCGTTCGTCCTGCGGCACCTCCATGCCGTACTGGCCGGCCAGGTCCTTCACCGCGTCGATGAAGCCCATGCCGGCATGCTCCATCAGGAAGCCGATCGCGTTGCCGTGCTTGCCGCATCCGAAGCAGTGGAAGAACTGCTTGGTGGGGCTGACCGTGAAGGAGGGACTCTTCTCCGAGTGGAAAGGGCACAGCCCCGAGAAGTTGGCGCCCGTCTTCTTCAGCTGGACATGGCGGCCGACGATCTCGACCACGTCCGCGCGGGCCAGCAACTCCTGGATGAACGACTGGGGAATGGCCATCGGCTCGGTATTCTTACTTAATGGAGCCGCGATGCGGCCGGGCTTACGCTAGTGCCGCAGCCCGCCGGACAACACCAGGAGACACCGCATGCCCAGCATTTTCGACCAGGACCTGCCGCGCAACGCGGCGAATTTCGCGCCGATCTCGCCGCTGTCGTTCCTGGAACGGTCCGCCGAGGTCTACCCGCAACAGCTGGCCGTGGTGCATGGCGAGCTGCGCCGCACCTGGTCGCAGCTGTACTCGCGCTGCCGGCAGCTGGCTTCTTCCCTGAAGCGCCGCGGCATCGGCAAGGGCGACACGGTGTCCGTGATCCTTCCCAACACCCCGCCGATGGTGGAGGCGCATTTCGGCATCCCGATGGCCGGGGCCGTGCTCAATGCGCTGAACACGCGCCTGGACGCCGAAACCATCGCGTTCATGCTGGACCACGGCGAAGCCAAGGCGGTGATCGTCGATCCGGAGTTCGCACCGGTGATGAAGAAGGCGCTGGCGCTGCGCACGCGCAAGGCGCCGCTGCTGGTGGTCGACGTGGAGGATCCGCTGTTCACCGGCGCGGCCGAGCGGATCGG
The sequence above is a segment of the Ramlibacter henchirensis genome. Coding sequences within it:
- a CDS encoding DUF4242 domain-containing protein, coding for MPKYVIEREIPNAGKLSPQELQAVAQKSCDVLRSMGPRVNWQQSYVTDDKVYCVYIADSEKDVLEHAEKGGFPANRISRVSAVIDGATAV
- the dmeF gene encoding CDF family Co(II)/Ni(II) efflux transporter DmeF: MHTHDLSEWRHEHVFDRGNARAESGTRLVVWLTALTMAAEIAAGWFYNSMALLADGFHMSTHALAIGLSAFAYAAARRHAGDDRFAFGTWKIEVLGGFTSAVLLLAVAALMLAGSVERLLSPEPIAYGEAIAVAALGLVVNIASAFILGKAHRHDHGHAHEHLAHEQSAHEHDGHEHLHGDDPHHHEDLNLKSAYLHVVTDAATSVLAIIALLGGWLWGWAWLDPLMGIFGAAFVALWAKGLIVQTGKVLLDREMDHPVVDGIRRAVETNGRDSGTSIVDLHVWRVGRSAYSCALTAVTNDATLTADTVRGWMSAHTDVAHSTIEIHVRAWHPAAR
- the fumC gene encoding class II fumarate hydratase, with amino-acid sequence MPSRIEKDTFGPIEVPAERLWGAQTQRSLQNFAISGERQPRELIRALVQVKRASAVANHLLGLMDDRKASAIIAAADEVLGGRHDDEFPLVVWQTGSGTQSNMNVNEVLANRASELLGGARGEARLIHPNDDVNRSQSSNDVFPTAMHVAAVDAIRNKLLPALQKLKGTLADKSEAFRDIVKIGRTHLQDATPLTLGQEFSGYVAQLEQSDRHLHASLPHLCELALGGTAVGTGLNAPPGYAEKVAQELARLTGLPFVTAPNKFEVMAAADALVHAHGALKTLAASLMKIANDIRWLASGPRSGIGELSIPENEPGSSIMPGKVNPTQSEALTMLCCQVFGNDVAINFGGASGNFELNVFRPMIAHNFLQSVRLLADGMNSFNDHCAVGIEPNRERITELVDRSLMLVTALNPHIGYDKAAQIAKKAHKEGTTLREAALATGYVTAEQFDQWVRPGDMVGPR
- the rpoD gene encoding RNA polymerase sigma factor RpoD; translated protein: MPAQKPASPKQPAKPSAKKPVKPASPAKAALKVVKTPAPAAEAATKPLTKAKPVPSSTKTTPAKTDKAAAKEEPKKTAKAAVTAADEPVKKKPGRPPKAAAAESEAPAKTAGAKRGRKPKAGAEKPDAAPAEDEDLSDIEAEFSEEPAAETAEKVKPLRMKISKAKERALMKEFGLDETILTEEEMTKRRQRLKTLIKLGKTRGYLTHAEITDHLPEKLVDAETLEVVVSMLNDMGVAVYEQTPDAETLLLTNTGPTAATEEEAEEEAEAALSTVDSEFGRTTDPVRMYMREMGTVELLTREGEIEIAKRIEGGLQAMMEAISASPATIAEILRLAAEIREGKVVISSIVDGFSNPNEADDYVAEEDFDEFDADDDDDGNGGSKALTKKLEELKAQALERFSRIAELFEKVHRVYDKEGYGTPSYMKCQKALSEELMTIRFTAKTIEKLCDMVRAQVDDVRKKERELRRIIVDKCGMPQETFIKEFPPNLLNLKWVEKQAAAGKPWSTVLARNVPPIQELQQKLMDLQARVVVPLHELKEINKRMNEGEASSREAKKEMIEANLRLVISIAKKYTNRGLQFLDLIQEGNIGLMKAVDKFEYRRGYKFSTYATWWIRQAITRSIADQARTIRIPVHMIETINKMNRISRQHLQEFGFEPDASILAAKMEIPEDKIRKIMKIAKEPISMETPIGDDDDSHLGDFIEDTGNTAPIDAAMQAGLRDVVKDILDSLTPREAKVLRMRFGIEMSTDHTLEEVGKQFDVTRERIRQIEAKALRKLKHPSRSDKLRSFIDTL
- the dnaG gene encoding DNA primase, which codes for MAIPQSFIQELLARADVVEIVGRHVQLKKTGANFSGLCPFHSEKSPSFTVSPTKQFFHCFGCGKHGNAIGFLMEHAGMGFIDAVKDLAGQYGMEVPQDERSPEDRERAAQQREKQATLSDVLEKAGQAYRKHLKGSQRAIEYLKGRGLSGEIAKQFGLGYAPAGWRSLASVFPEYDDPLLAESGLVIVNEEDGKRYDRFRDRVMFPIRNVKGECIGFGGRVLGDEKPKYLNSPETPVFSKGRELYGLYEARNAVRDAGFVLVTEGYMDVVALAQLGFPNAVATLGTACTPEHVHKLFRFTDSVVFSFDGDAAGRRAARKALDGALPYATDVRTVKFLFLPPEHDPDSFIREFGREEFQRYVRQAVPLSVFLLEAAAEDCDLSTAEGRSRMLTVAHPLWSLLPDGALKRQLFADIAERSQMGTHELGQLWRVPGHSGSRASRGFRPQRAYGAGVRQAVKPKTIAYAETVARLVLRNSSAWELLGHDDHEVLCGLQPPLGDLFSWIDATTHEHGGQPWAALQAGLGGQAFETRATELMAYDGSQPLSRVVEDLDTTDRDLRLSMLEIHLDVVGAAIEQASQVPQSDPSRVDRLLELSRRQQALLQQKHALRS